A region from the Methylocella sp. genome encodes:
- the groL gene encoding chaperonin GroEL (60 kDa chaperone family; promotes refolding of misfolded polypeptides especially under stressful conditions; forms two stacked rings of heptamers to form a barrel-shaped 14mer; ends can be capped by GroES; misfolded proteins enter the barrel where they are refolded when GroES binds), with protein sequence MAAKDVRFSTDARDRILRGVEILNNAVKITLGPKGRNVVIEKSYGAPRITKDGVTVAKEIELSDKFENLGAQLVREVASKQHDNAGDGTTTATVLAASIAREGAKAVAAGLNPMDLKRGIDLAVDAIVADLKKNSKKVSSNEEIAQVGKISANGDRFIGEEIAKAMQKVGNEGVITVEEAKSLETETEIVEGMQFDRGYLSPYFITNAEKMVAELEDPYILVHEKKLSSLQALLPVLEAVVQTGKPFLIIAEDVEGEALATLVVNKLRGGLKVAAVKAPGFGDRRKAMLEDIAILTNGQLISEEIGIKLENVTLQMLGRAKRIRIDKESTTIIDGAGAKSEIEGRIAQIKAQVAETTSDYDREKLQERLAKLAGGVAVIRVGGATEVEVKERKDRVDDALNATRAAVEEGISPGGGVALLRAIPALDNVKVDNADQKTGVDIVRKAIQAPARQIVDNAGADGAVVVGKLLEAKEYNYGYDAQTGEYGDLVALGIIDPTKVIRTALQDAASIAGLIVTTEATISEHPKTETPSLPPGGMGGMDY encoded by the coding sequence ATGGCTGCCAAGGACGTCCGCTTCTCCACCGACGCTCGCGATCGCATCTTGCGCGGAGTAGAGATTCTCAACAATGCGGTGAAAATCACCCTCGGTCCCAAAGGCCGCAACGTCGTCATCGAAAAGTCCTACGGAGCGCCGCGCATCACCAAGGACGGGGTGACGGTCGCCAAGGAAATAGAGCTGTCCGACAAGTTCGAGAACCTCGGCGCTCAGCTTGTGCGTGAGGTAGCCTCGAAGCAGCACGACAATGCCGGCGACGGCACGACCACCGCAACGGTGCTCGCGGCCTCGATCGCCCGCGAAGGCGCGAAGGCTGTCGCCGCAGGTCTCAATCCCATGGATTTGAAGCGCGGCATCGATCTCGCGGTGGACGCGATCGTCGCCGATCTTAAAAAGAATTCGAAGAAAGTCTCTTCGAACGAAGAGATCGCGCAGGTTGGAAAAATCTCGGCCAATGGCGATCGGTTCATTGGCGAAGAAATAGCCAAAGCGATGCAAAAAGTCGGCAATGAAGGCGTCATCACGGTTGAAGAGGCAAAAAGCCTCGAGACCGAGACCGAGATCGTCGAAGGCATGCAGTTCGATCGCGGCTATCTCTCGCCCTACTTCATCACCAATGCCGAGAAGATGGTGGCCGAACTCGAGGACCCCTATATTCTCGTGCACGAGAAGAAGCTCTCCTCGCTGCAGGCGCTGCTTCCCGTTCTCGAAGCTGTGGTGCAGACCGGCAAACCGTTCCTCATCATCGCCGAAGATGTGGAAGGCGAAGCGCTCGCCACCCTCGTCGTCAACAAGCTGCGCGGAGGCCTCAAGGTCGCGGCCGTAAAGGCTCCGGGCTTCGGCGATCGCCGCAAGGCCATGCTGGAAGACATCGCGATCCTGACCAACGGCCAGCTGATTTCGGAAGAAATCGGCATCAAGCTCGAAAACGTGACGCTTCAGATGCTCGGCCGCGCCAAGCGGATCCGCATCGACAAAGAATCGACCACGATCATCGACGGCGCGGGCGCCAAGTCCGAGATCGAGGGTCGCATCGCCCAGATCAAGGCGCAGGTTGCCGAGACCACCTCTGACTATGACCGCGAGAAGCTCCAGGAGCGTCTGGCGAAGCTCGCAGGCGGCGTCGCGGTGATCCGCGTTGGCGGCGCGACGGAGGTCGAGGTCAAGGAGAGAAAGGATCGCGTCGACGACGCGCTCAACGCGACCCGCGCGGCTGTCGAGGAAGGCATTTCTCCCGGCGGCGGCGTCGCTCTGCTGCGCGCGATTCCGGCCCTCGACAACGTCAAGGTCGACAATGCCGATCAGAAGACCGGCGTCGATATCGTTCGCAAGGCGATCCAGGCGCCGGCGCGGCAGATCGTCGACAACGCCGGGGCCGACGGCGCAGTCGTTGTCGGCAAGCTGCTCGAAGCCAAGGAATATAATTACGGCTACGACGCGCAGACCGGCGAATATGGCGATCTCGTTGCACTCGGCATTATCGATCCGACCAAAGTCATCCGCACGGCCCTCCAGGACGCCGCGTCGATTGCGGGCTTGATCGTCACGACCGAGGCGACGATCAGCGAACATCCCAAGACCGAAACTCCGTCGCTTCCGCCGGGGGGCATGGGCGGGATGGATTATTGA
- a CDS encoding NUDIX domain-containing protein: MVAESAGILMFKRREGGLLVLLAHPGGLFWRKKDIGAWSIPKGERNADEELEAVARREFSEELGVAPLGPLRLLGRIRQRGGKEVEAFALEGDFDVDQLRSNLFQIEWPPRSGRIQSFPEIDRAEWFALPLARHKILAGQLPLLDRLETLCATGR; this comes from the coding sequence ATGGTTGCGGAGAGCGCGGGCATTCTGATGTTCAAACGCCGCGAAGGGGGCTTGCTTGTTCTGCTCGCGCATCCCGGAGGTCTGTTCTGGCGCAAAAAGGATATCGGCGCCTGGTCGATCCCCAAGGGAGAGCGAAACGCCGACGAGGAGCTCGAGGCTGTCGCTCGACGCGAGTTCTCCGAAGAGTTGGGCGTCGCGCCATTGGGTCCGCTGCGGCTGCTCGGCAGGATACGTCAGCGCGGCGGAAAAGAGGTCGAGGCTTTCGCTCTGGAAGGCGACTTTGATGTTGACCAGCTTCGGAGCAACCTGTTTCAGATCGAGTGGCCGCCTCGCAGCGGGCGCATTCAGTCCTTTCCGGAGATCGATCGCGCCGAATGGTTCGCATTGCCGCTAGCGCGCCACAAGATCCTCGCCGGACAGCTACCCCTGCTTGATCGTCTCGAAACGCTCTGCGCTACCGGTCGCTAA
- a CDS encoding metallophosphoesterase: protein MTHQDNRDPIAGGATRRHALECMMWAGTGVIWTVSGGVLTSTIIGEASAAQPTSGSLSFLQISDSHVGFDKPANPNALSTLKEAIVLINAMPNKPAFMIHTGDISHLSKASQFDDADQIIGGAKLKVHYVPGEHDMIDENNGKLFLDRYGKDAKGAGWYSFDAEGIHFIGLVNVVDLKAGGMGNLGADQLAWLADDLKGRSASTPIVVFAHIPLWALYPAWGWGTEDAAQALELLRRFGSVTVLNGHIHQLMQKVEGNVTFHTARSTAFPQPAPGAAPSPGPMLVAADKLRSMLGITEVTINRGSKPLAIVDRPLAGA from the coding sequence ATGACTCATCAGGACAATCGCGATCCGATCGCCGGGGGGGCGACGCGGCGACATGCGCTCGAATGTATGATGTGGGCCGGGACAGGGGTGATTTGGACCGTCAGCGGCGGCGTGCTGACGTCGACCATCATCGGCGAGGCTTCCGCGGCTCAGCCCACATCAGGGTCTTTGAGTTTTTTGCAGATCAGCGACAGCCATGTCGGCTTCGACAAACCCGCCAATCCCAATGCGCTCAGCACGCTCAAGGAGGCGATTGTCCTCATCAATGCAATGCCAAATAAGCCTGCATTCATGATCCATACCGGCGACATCAGCCATCTGTCCAAGGCCAGCCAATTCGACGACGCCGACCAAATCATCGGCGGCGCGAAGCTGAAGGTCCATTACGTTCCCGGCGAACATGACATGATCGATGAGAACAACGGCAAGCTGTTCCTCGATCGGTATGGCAAGGACGCCAAGGGCGCCGGCTGGTATAGTTTCGACGCTGAAGGCATTCACTTCATCGGCCTGGTCAATGTCGTCGATCTGAAGGCTGGAGGCATGGGCAATCTCGGCGCCGATCAATTGGCGTGGCTCGCCGATGATTTGAAAGGCCGTTCGGCTTCGACTCCCATCGTCGTCTTCGCCCACATCCCGCTCTGGGCGCTATATCCGGCATGGGGATGGGGTACGGAGGATGCGGCGCAAGCGCTCGAGCTGCTGCGGCGCTTCGGTTCCGTCACGGTGCTGAACGGGCACATCCATCAATTGATGCAGAAGGTTGAGGGGAACGTCACCTTCCACACAGCCCGCTCGACCGCTTTTCCGCAGCCGGCCCCCGGCGCCGCGCCCTCCCCCGGACCCATGCTGGTGGCGGCCGACAAGCTGCGTTCGATGCTCGGAATTACCGAAGTGACGATCAACCGGGGGTCGAAACCCTTAGCCATCGTTGACCGGCCGCTTGCCGGAGCTTGA
- a CDS encoding cupredoxin family copper-binding protein, with the protein MNLVRLNGRIGGRIMALGGALALIAFAVPGARPVEAADAPTIRIENFSFVPDNLTVPVGATVTWEKADDIPHSVVLSDKSFRSKPLDTQDKASFTFTNAGEVEYFCGLHPHMHGKIIVVP; encoded by the coding sequence ATGAACCTTGTTCGTCTGAACGGCCGAATTGGAGGCCGCATTATGGCGCTCGGAGGCGCGCTCGCCCTCATAGCGTTTGCTGTACCCGGGGCGCGGCCGGTCGAGGCGGCGGATGCACCGACCATAAGAATTGAGAACTTCAGCTTTGTGCCCGATAATCTGACTGTTCCCGTAGGCGCGACCGTCACATGGGAGAAGGCTGACGACATTCCCCATTCGGTGGTACTGTCCGACAAATCATTCCGGTCGAAGCCGCTCGACACGCAAGACAAAGCGTCATTCACCTTCACAAATGCCGGAGAAGTTGAATATTTCTGCGGTCTGCATCCGCATATGCATGGCAAGATCATTGTCGTACCGTGA
- a CDS encoding sigma-70 family RNA polymerase sigma factor → MTPEEAQRRFAEVVMPQADHAFRLARWLTHSVHDAEDIVQDASLRAFRAIGDFNGVSARAWFLTIVRRTAFTWIAKNRPKELALPDDLERGDSDAEPAFGARPLPTPEEALLGRQQTNRVATAVNALPLQFREALVLREMENLSYREIAEILEVPWVR, encoded by the coding sequence GTGACGCCAGAGGAGGCGCAAAGACGGTTTGCCGAGGTGGTGATGCCGCAGGCGGATCACGCCTTCCGATTAGCGCGCTGGCTGACGCATAGCGTGCATGATGCAGAAGACATCGTGCAGGATGCCTCGCTGCGCGCCTTTCGCGCGATCGGCGACTTCAACGGCGTAAGCGCGCGCGCCTGGTTCCTGACCATCGTTCGGCGAACGGCTTTCACGTGGATCGCCAAGAACCGACCAAAGGAACTGGCGCTGCCGGATGATCTCGAGCGCGGGGATTCGGATGCCGAGCCTGCGTTCGGCGCGAGGCCTTTGCCGACGCCCGAAGAAGCTTTGTTGGGACGCCAGCAGACCAATCGCGTCGCGACTGCGGTAAATGCCCTTCCTTTGCAGTTTCGCGAGGCTCTTGTGCTGCGGGAAATGGAAAACCTCAGCTATCGCGAGATTGCTGAAATCCTCGAGGTTCCCTGGGTACGGTAA
- a CDS encoding anti-sigma factor, whose protein sequence is MSMPLEQTDAELLLNAYIDGELDAASALALDKRLAAEPELAAARDRLMALRGLLRDKIPREAASARLRLAMAAQADAGAERMTVITPNASQLERALRPFGSNWRMALAACVVGAVSGAALTMFAMTPRSQAPAMAEVVADHLRAIMAPQPFDVASSDQHTVKPWFAGRLPFAPQVFDLAQAGFTLIGGRVDVLGGQPAATLVFRHGKHLISLIAQPTESGAPPSHGGAQDKGFLVRDWVSGSMRYWAVSDISPTELDAFEAAARAQLAGAN, encoded by the coding sequence ATGAGCATGCCGCTTGAGCAGACCGATGCCGAACTTTTGCTCAATGCCTATATCGACGGCGAGCTCGACGCAGCTTCCGCTCTGGCGTTGGACAAGCGCCTCGCCGCCGAACCGGAGTTGGCGGCCGCACGGGACCGCCTCATGGCTCTGCGCGGCCTGCTGCGGGACAAAATTCCGCGTGAAGCAGCCTCGGCCAGGCTGCGTCTCGCTATGGCTGCTCAGGCTGATGCGGGAGCTGAGCGCATGACCGTGATTACGCCCAATGCGTCGCAATTGGAGCGCGCATTGCGTCCGTTCGGGTCCAATTGGCGGATGGCGCTCGCCGCCTGTGTGGTTGGCGCGGTGTCGGGCGCTGCGCTCACTATGTTCGCGATGACGCCGCGCTCGCAGGCGCCGGCGATGGCCGAAGTAGTGGCCGACCATCTGCGCGCCATCATGGCGCCGCAACCTTTCGATGTGGCATCGTCAGACCAGCACACGGTCAAGCCCTGGTTCGCCGGCCGCCTGCCTTTTGCGCCGCAAGTCTTCGATCTTGCGCAAGCGGGCTTCACTTTGATCGGCGGACGCGTCGACGTGCTCGGAGGCCAACCCGCCGCCACGCTGGTCTTCCGCCACGGCAAGCATCTCATCAGTCTGATCGCTCAGCCAACAGAATCCGGCGCGCCGCCGAGCCATGGCGGAGCGCAGGACAAAGGATTTTTAGTGCGGGACTGGGTTAGCGGCTCAATGCGCTATTGGGCGGTATCTGATATTTCGCCGACCGAGCTCGATGCCTTCGAGGCCGCGGCCCGGGCTCAACTGGCCGGCGCCAATTGA
- a CDS encoding APC family permease: MDDAPRALGRQSESGAERPLLTTPWLVFVLVAAAAPLAAVIGNLPIALARGNGAGTPAAFLFAAVTLLCFSVGYAAMSRRVVNTGAFYTYVAKGLGRPAGVGAAFTALIAYISFTIGLAAFVGYFLDLVLSTLGVHVSWLVYAAGGIAIVGVLGYLSVDLSAKLIGALIAAEIIILLIFDISVLVAKGAAALPLESFSPHEVLSPGLGISLMVAFTSFIGFESAALYGEETKDPTRSVPIAIYVSVILIGAFYLFTAWVTIGALGPEQTGPEAIAQGGMLMFSVFTRYSGEIMSDIAGVLVCTSLLASYLAIHNAAARYIFALSRENLLPRSLGYLHPTRYSPSNASVVVTAITIVCIAAFGLTGLDPYAAGVPVVVGFGTLGIVFLQGFAAIAILAYFWRLPGAVEPWVLVVSTLGALGLIAATALAAANFKLLATSDLPAVGWLPLIYPVTVAIGVGFALWLRSAKPKVYSALS; the protein is encoded by the coding sequence GTGGATGATGCTCCTCGAGCCCTAGGGCGCCAATCTGAGAGCGGCGCCGAACGGCCGTTGCTGACGACGCCGTGGCTGGTGTTCGTGTTGGTCGCGGCGGCCGCCCCGCTGGCGGCGGTGATCGGCAACCTGCCCATCGCTCTTGCTCGCGGAAACGGCGCCGGAACGCCGGCGGCTTTCCTGTTTGCGGCCGTCACCTTGCTCTGTTTCTCAGTCGGCTATGCAGCCATGAGCCGACGGGTGGTCAATACCGGCGCTTTCTACACCTATGTAGCCAAAGGACTCGGCCGGCCCGCGGGCGTCGGCGCCGCCTTCACGGCCTTGATCGCCTATATCTCCTTCACCATCGGATTGGCCGCCTTCGTCGGCTATTTTCTCGACCTCGTGTTGTCGACGCTTGGCGTGCATGTCTCGTGGCTTGTCTACGCCGCCGGAGGCATAGCGATCGTCGGAGTCCTCGGCTATCTTTCGGTCGACTTGTCGGCGAAGCTCATTGGCGCCTTGATAGCGGCGGAGATCATTATTCTATTGATCTTCGATATCAGCGTCCTCGTGGCCAAGGGGGCGGCTGCTCTGCCCCTCGAGTCATTCTCTCCACATGAGGTGCTGAGCCCGGGCCTTGGAATCTCGCTGATGGTCGCCTTCACGTCATTCATCGGATTCGAGTCCGCGGCCCTCTATGGCGAGGAGACCAAGGATCCGACGCGCAGCGTTCCGATCGCGATCTACGTCTCGGTGATCCTGATCGGCGCCTTCTACCTGTTCACCGCCTGGGTTACGATCGGCGCGCTCGGACCGGAACAGACGGGGCCGGAGGCCATCGCTCAAGGCGGCATGCTGATGTTCAGCGTGTTCACCCGCTATAGCGGAGAGATTATGTCCGACATCGCCGGGGTGTTGGTCTGCACATCTCTGCTGGCCTCGTATCTGGCGATCCATAACGCTGCAGCGCGCTATATCTTTGCCCTCAGCCGCGAAAATCTGCTTCCGCGATCCCTCGGCTATTTGCATCCCACTCGCTATTCGCCGTCCAACGCCAGCGTCGTCGTTACGGCAATCACCATTGTCTGCATCGCGGCCTTCGGGCTAACGGGGCTGGATCCTTATGCGGCGGGCGTGCCCGTGGTCGTTGGCTTCGGCACTTTGGGCATCGTGTTCTTGCAGGGCTTCGCCGCAATCGCGATCCTCGCCTATTTCTGGCGTCTCCCAGGGGCGGTGGAGCCGTGGGTGCTGGTCGTTTCCACGTTGGGCGCGCTTGGCCTGATCGCGGCCACAGCGCTCGCGGCGGCCAACTTCAAACTGCTCGCTACGAGCGATCTTCCGGCTGTCGGCTGGTTGCCACTGATCTATCCTGTGACGGTCGCGATCGGCGTCGGATTCGCCCTTTGGCTGCGCAGCGCCAAACCCAAGGTCTACAGCGCCCTCAGTTAA
- a CDS encoding SDR family oxidoreductase produces MTMSGRVALVTGASSGLGRAIATELHGAGYRVYGTSRKVAGKDNPYGAFNLITMDVDQDDSVEAAIASIVEREGGLDVVVSNAGMHLAGALEDTSSREALAQFQTNFFGAHRVCRASLPHLRARQRAHIVVIGSLAGVLAIPFQGMYSAAKFALEGYCESLRMELRGTGVRVAIAEPGDFATGVTAARQQTIASGEGSVYRAAFKAAMAVIEKDETGGGDSALVGRLVKRIVDTDKPALRYKVGAFLQTAVARAKPLIPPATLEAIIADHYKC; encoded by the coding sequence ATGACGATGAGTGGACGAGTAGCGCTGGTGACGGGGGCGAGTTCTGGTTTAGGGAGGGCGATCGCTACTGAGCTCCACGGCGCGGGCTATCGCGTCTATGGCACCTCGCGGAAGGTCGCGGGCAAGGACAATCCCTATGGCGCATTCAACCTGATCACGATGGATGTCGATCAGGACGACTCGGTCGAAGCGGCGATCGCCTCCATAGTCGAGCGCGAAGGTGGTTTGGACGTGGTGGTCAGCAACGCCGGCATGCACCTTGCCGGCGCCTTGGAAGACACCAGTTCCAGGGAGGCCCTGGCGCAGTTCCAGACCAACTTCTTCGGCGCCCACAGGGTCTGCCGCGCCTCTTTGCCCCATCTTCGCGCCCGGCAGCGCGCTCATATTGTCGTCATTGGTTCTCTCGCGGGCGTGCTCGCCATTCCCTTCCAGGGCATGTACAGCGCCGCCAAATTCGCGCTTGAAGGCTATTGTGAATCGCTGCGCATGGAATTGCGCGGCACCGGCGTCCGCGTCGCCATCGCCGAGCCGGGCGATTTCGCCACCGGCGTCACGGCCGCGCGGCAACAGACGATTGCGAGCGGCGAGGGCTCCGTCTATCGGGCGGCTTTCAAGGCGGCTATGGCGGTAATCGAAAAGGATGAAACAGGCGGCGGCGATTCAGCCCTTGTCGGCCGGCTGGTCAAGCGGATCGTCGATACTGACAAGCCTGCACTTCGCTATAAGGTCGGCGCCTTCTTACAGACCGCCGTCGCCCGCGCCAAGCCGTTGATTCCGCCGGCGACGCTCGAAGCGATCATTGCGGACCATTACAAGTGCTAG
- a CDS encoding FGGY family carbohydrate kinase encodes MAPQTIIVLDIGTSGVKAATLDANGAVLCEARADYEAVSPHPGWFEQAPDDWAAAAKEAIGQLGDLRAAALLALTGAMQNIIVLAADGQPLRPAILYSDGRAAERFCEFSLRMQSLGAAARVGNQIDHLMCSAKWEWLAAEAPSIVRDTAILHTGAKDYIGYLLTGRHATDATSASATGLMNLASRDWDPEILGELKISREQLPRIIAADAILGKVSAAAAHRFGLPSGLPVLNGTGDAGAATVGAGIELPNEAYVYLGTSGWVARVAAEHDKRTPLTIYTLSHPNPGLLIEIAPILSAGDAITWVQEICDEAPLAEEAGDSIPPMFLPYLKGERSPFHDPFVRGAFLGLDRSHGRFALQKAVFEGVALAIRHNLVELGKSEGALTALGGGAMNRPWMRILADITAIPIRVHSAPMVATAFGAGLLGARTLGQRLPPVGFSEHFQPREGSSERAAETFRRYKAASDFLRSWR; translated from the coding sequence GTGGCTCCGCAAACCATTATAGTCCTCGATATCGGCACGTCGGGCGTTAAGGCGGCGACGCTGGACGCCAACGGCGCTGTTCTTTGCGAGGCGAGAGCGGATTACGAAGCTGTGTCTCCGCATCCCGGATGGTTCGAGCAAGCGCCGGATGACTGGGCCGCGGCGGCCAAAGAAGCGATAGGTCAACTCGGAGATTTGCGCGCGGCGGCGCTGCTGGCGCTGACCGGCGCAATGCAGAACATCATTGTTCTTGCAGCTGATGGTCAGCCGCTGCGCCCGGCGATACTTTACAGCGACGGCCGCGCCGCAGAGAGATTTTGTGAGTTCAGCTTACGAATGCAATCGCTCGGCGCTGCCGCGAGAGTCGGCAACCAAATTGACCACCTCATGTGTTCGGCGAAGTGGGAGTGGCTCGCGGCCGAGGCTCCGAGCATCGTACGAGACACCGCCATTTTACACACCGGCGCCAAAGATTATATCGGTTACCTTCTGACTGGCCGTCACGCCACCGACGCTACTTCCGCGAGCGCTACGGGCCTAATGAACTTGGCGTCCCGCGATTGGGATCCGGAGATTCTAGGCGAGCTGAAGATCTCGCGCGAACAATTGCCGAGGATAATCGCAGCCGATGCCATCTTGGGCAAGGTGTCCGCTGCAGCTGCCCACCGCTTCGGTTTGCCGTCCGGCCTGCCTGTGCTCAACGGAACGGGGGATGCGGGGGCCGCAACCGTAGGCGCCGGGATAGAGCTTCCGAACGAGGCCTATGTCTATCTTGGCACAAGCGGATGGGTAGCGCGCGTGGCGGCGGAGCACGACAAGCGCACCCCGCTGACGATTTACACCCTCTCGCATCCGAACCCCGGCCTGCTCATCGAAATCGCGCCAATCTTGAGCGCCGGGGACGCAATAACGTGGGTGCAAGAGATTTGCGATGAAGCTCCGTTAGCGGAAGAAGCAGGGGACTCCATCCCCCCGATGTTCCTCCCTTATCTCAAGGGCGAGCGAAGCCCTTTTCACGATCCCTTCGTCCGGGGCGCCTTCCTCGGGCTTGACCGGTCGCACGGCCGTTTCGCGCTGCAAAAAGCAGTGTTTGAAGGCGTCGCTTTAGCCATTCGGCATAATTTGGTCGAACTCGGTAAAAGCGAAGGAGCTCTGACGGCGCTGGGCGGGGGCGCGATGAACAGGCCGTGGATGCGGATCCTCGCCGACATCACCGCCATTCCTATCAGGGTGCACTCCGCTCCAATGGTGGCGACCGCCTTTGGGGCCGGGCTGCTCGGGGCTAGAACTCTTGGCCAGAGGCTTCCTCCGGTGGGATTCTCCGAACATTTCCAACCTCGTGAGGGCTCCAGCGAGAGGGCGGCGGAAACCTTCCGGCGATATAAGGCCGCGAGCGACTTTCTTCGGAGCTGGAGATAG
- a CDS encoding type 1 glutamine amidotransferase produces MRILVFQHLAVETPGVFLDLWKDEGHEWRTIELDEGEPIPDLEAYDLLAVMGGPMDVWQEEIHPWLAPEKAAIRRWVKDLDRPYLGICLGHQLLAEALGGKVSLMNKPEVGLAHVKLTAGGQRDRLLAGLPSPIETLQWHGAEVSQLPVGAEVLAGNAACPVQAIRYGRHAYGFQYHMEINAGTVADWERIPEYKASLEKALGAEARHLAGRVVPKLPAFRNVAFIIGANLSAIASDLSPQQSLYR; encoded by the coding sequence ATGCGCATTTTGGTTTTTCAACATTTGGCCGTCGAAACCCCTGGCGTTTTTCTCGATCTCTGGAAAGACGAAGGCCATGAATGGCGCACAATCGAATTGGACGAAGGCGAACCAATTCCCGACCTAGAGGCCTACGACCTCCTGGCTGTAATGGGCGGGCCGATGGATGTGTGGCAGGAGGAGATTCATCCGTGGCTGGCGCCGGAAAAGGCGGCCATCCGCCGGTGGGTGAAAGACCTGGACCGCCCTTATCTAGGCATTTGCCTCGGCCACCAGCTTCTAGCCGAAGCGCTTGGCGGAAAGGTTTCGCTCATGAACAAACCCGAGGTCGGGCTCGCGCATGTCAAACTCACCGCAGGCGGTCAAAGGGATCGATTGCTCGCTGGTCTTCCGTCCCCAATCGAAACCCTGCAGTGGCACGGCGCCGAGGTCTCCCAGCTTCCGGTGGGCGCAGAAGTCCTCGCCGGCAACGCCGCCTGTCCGGTTCAGGCTATTCGGTATGGTCGGCATGCCTACGGGTTTCAGTATCACATGGAGATTAACGCCGGCACGGTCGCCGATTGGGAACGCATCCCGGAATATAAAGCGAGCCTCGAAAAGGCGCTGGGTGCTGAGGCGAGGCATCTGGCTGGCAGAGTTGTGCCTAAGTTGCCTGCCTTTCGGAATGTGGCGTTCATAATCGGCGCAAATCTTTCGGCAATCGCTTCCGATCTCTCTCCGCAGCAATCGCTTTATCGTTAG
- a CDS encoding ABC transporter ATP-binding protein — MSDYGSPLLRLDGVEAVYDAAIVALRGVSFGVPEGSIVALLGANGAGKTTTLKAISNLLGGERGAVRRGAITWRGESIVGVGPSKLVAQGLVQVLEGRHCFGQLTVEENLLTGGYVRRLSSRRLRMELERVYAWFPRLRERRRSRAGLTSGGEQQMIAIGRALMTGPQMVLLDEPSMGLAPLIVQEIFGIVCALNRDSGVTFLVSEQNAAVALQCADYAHVLENGRVVASGPAAELNARNDIKDIYLGVGAAQRPASEITADRH; from the coding sequence ATGAGCGACTACGGTTCGCCTCTGCTGCGGCTAGACGGCGTTGAGGCCGTCTATGACGCAGCCATCGTCGCCCTGCGCGGCGTTTCATTTGGCGTGCCGGAGGGCTCCATTGTCGCACTGCTCGGCGCCAACGGAGCCGGCAAAACAACGACCTTGAAGGCGATCTCGAATCTTCTTGGCGGCGAACGCGGCGCGGTCCGGCGCGGCGCAATCACTTGGCGTGGCGAGTCTATCGTTGGGGTTGGACCGTCGAAACTTGTGGCGCAGGGTCTCGTGCAGGTGTTGGAGGGCCGCCATTGCTTCGGCCAGCTTACGGTGGAGGAGAATCTGCTCACGGGCGGCTATGTCCGCAGGCTCTCCAGCCGGCGCCTGCGAATGGAACTTGAACGCGTCTATGCATGGTTCCCTCGCCTCCGGGAGCGCCGTCGCAGCCGCGCCGGGCTCACCTCGGGCGGCGAGCAGCAAATGATCGCGATCGGCCGGGCCCTGATGACTGGACCGCAGATGGTGTTGCTCGACGAGCCGTCGATGGGTTTGGCGCCGCTGATCGTGCAGGAGATCTTCGGGATTGTGTGCGCACTCAACCGCGACAGCGGCGTGACCTTTTTGGTTTCTGAGCAGAACGCTGCAGTGGCGCTGCAGTGCGCAGATTACGCCCACGTGCTGGAAAACGGACGCGTGGTTGCGTCCGGTCCGGCTGCGGAGCTGAATGCGCGCAACGATATCAAGGATATTTATCTCGGGGTAGGCGCGGCGCAGCGGCCTGCATCTGAAATCACCGCCGACCGTCATTGA